The Bos indicus x Bos taurus breed Angus x Brahman F1 hybrid chromosome 9, Bos_hybrid_MaternalHap_v2.0, whole genome shotgun sequence genomic sequence gtgttcgactctttgtgaccccatgaaccgcagcacgccaggcctccctatccatcaccaactcccggagtccacccaagccatgtccattgagtcggtgatgccatccagccatctcatcctctgttgtccccttctcctcctgccctcaatctttcccagcatcagggtcttttcaaatgagtcagctcttcacatcaggtggccaaaggattggagtttcagcttcaacatcagtcctaccaatgaacactcaggagatagctaggatggactggttggatctccttgcagtccaagggactctcaggagtcttctccaacaccacagttcaaaagcatcaattcttcactgctcagctttcttcacagtccaactctcacatccatacgtgaccactggaaaaaccatagccttgactagacggacctctgttgacaaagtaatgtctctgctttttaatatgctgtctaggttggtcataactttccttccaaggagtaagcatctttgaatttcatggctgcaatcaccatctgcagtgattctgaagcacagaaaaataaagtcagccattgtttccccatctatttgccatgaagtgatgggaccggatgccaccatcttagttttctgaatgttgagccaactttttccctctcctctttcactttcaagaggctcttgagttcttcttcactttctgccataagggtaggtgtcatctgcgtatctgaggttattgatatttctcccggcaatcttgattccagcttgtgcttcttccagcccagcgtttctcatgatgtactctgcatataaattaaataagcagggtgataatatacagccttgacgtactcctttccccatttggaaccagtctgttgttccatgtccaacaGTTCTAACTGAGCTGCCCTTATAAGGAATGCCATCCATGAAGCTGGTCAGGTGGCCAGGGAAACACAGGATAGGGTAGAGAAGAGAGGGGCGGAGCCTGAGCTCCAGGAAACTGGCCCGGGCAGGACCGAGAAGTCGCCCGTGGCTCCTTGGCCGGGCCTCGTCCCAGCTCGTGGGTCCCCGAAGTCACCGCGGCGGCGCCCAGACTGACAACCTGAAAGAGCCTCGTCATCACCCCCCAACCCTGGGCACTTCCTTACAGAGACTCACTCACCGGCCGGGCGGGCCTCCAGGGGCGCCGTCCCCCGAGCGCAGCACCTCGGCCCGGGGTCTCTCTTCCGCGCCCGCCCGGGGTCCCCGCTCCAGCGACGCCTTTCCGAACGCCGCCGGCCGAGCTTCCCCCGAGCCGGGGCCACGGGGCGTCGGGCCGAGATTCGAAAGAGCGATTCAAACTGAAAACCCCGAGGAGAGTTTCGGAACTTCTCTTGTGGTTGCGAACTCGACAGTGTCAAATGCGCGAAAGCGACCTTGGCTGGACCGGGCAGGCGAGGACCGCACCCCGCCGATCGCAGGTGCCGGATGCGGAGGAGTGGGCGGTGAGTGCGATCCCAGGACGGGCCCCCGCAAATGTTCTGTCTTCTCTCGCCACCCCGAAGCCACCAGCCTGGAGACCGCGGGGCTGAGCCACCTGCGCGGCTGATGTCGTGCTGGAGACGGGTAgcgcaggggagggggctgggaaagGCGGGAGGGGGCCGCTGCTGCTTGACTCGGGAAAATCCGTCAATGTTTTGCGGTGAGCTTGCTCCTCCGGGACCCTAGAAGGACTTTGCCACTTGCCGGTGAGCAAATGATAATAAATTCCCGGCTGTTCTGGAGCTCGGCTCCAACAGGCCTATTGGATTCTGTTGTACACCCTCCTCCGATATGACAGACCTGGTGGGGTCGGCCGCTGCTGGTTTGATTaacagaagggaatgacaacccactccagtactcttgcctggagaatcccatgcagagagtagcctggcgggctacagtccatggggtcgcaaagagtcggacacgactgagtgactaacatgtagTGAATCGTAATCATTACAGAGAAGGTTTGAGAGGTTAGGATGGAAAGTGGAtgtagaagaaaagaagggataACTGAGCAGGAGGTGGCCTcggcggtggggtgggggtgagggaggaagTGAGTTCAAAGAAAGATTAGAGCAGGAAGTGGTTCAAGGAATGAGCAGAAGAGCCAACAAAACGTGGGCTTTTCTTGCTCACACCAGAAAAGGGATTTTTTGGAGGGAGGATAGTTATTCAAAGTGAATTTGGCTTTGTGATGtcatgactatttttttttaatgagtaattACATTTGAAACTTAAGAAATACTTCCTGGGTATAagtgttatttttcttgtttttcaacaGGGCTTCCTCAGTCTAGGACTGAAGACTTTGGGCGGTGCCAGGAGACAGAGGTATAGACACACCCCAGGCTACCTTTTGCTAGTCACTCTCCTAAAACTGCAGGGAGGAATGTCGCTGGCTCGCACCACAGATCATCTTTTGCTGATACTGCTGCTGATAGAAGCCGGGAAGACTCTGGGCAGTGAGTGTCCTGGATCTGGGACTCTGGTGGGGTAGGGGGACATGAgaaaatggggagggaggggcctCCACCCAGGTGGTGTGGTTTAGTTGGACTAGCTGCCCAGGAGGTGACACCCTGCCTTCCAGGACCCCACCCAAGGCATGGTGCCTGGGCTTGTGCTCCTGTAGCAGCTTTCGCTCTTCTGGCAAGTCCCACCTCCTACTCCAGTAAAACTTTCCTGATGACTAGGGACCCATAGTGAATGTGGCATGTGTCCTATGGCATCCTTCTCCCCATTCTGTTGAAAGTCTTGTCTGTTCAGACAGATTCTAAGTCTCTAGAAACCAGACACTGTCTTCTGTTTTTGCTGCCTCACAAGCTGGCATGTGCATATTTAGTCACTTAtgggtgtccaactctttgccaccctacggactctgtaggctcctctgtccattctccaggcaagaatactggagtggattgccatttccttctccagggatcgaacctgggtctcctgcatcgcaggcagattctttactgcctgagccaccataTATCGAATAAACCTTCCTGCTAATAGTATATGGACGGAAAAGATCCACGGTGGCATCAAAGTGTTTAACTAAAGCTCAGACAGTTAAAGGTGAGGTAGGACTGAGGATACAGCAGAGGAGGGGGTCTGGGATAGAGACCCCTCCCTCTGCAaccaggccctggaggaggaaattccCAGCCATACCTGTGGTTTTCTCTCACAGATGCCCACTCTCTGTGCCTTGACTTCACTGTCAAATCTCAGTCCAGACCTGGCCAGCCCTGGTGTCAAGTCCAGGGCTCCGTGGACACAAAGCCTTTCCTCCAGTATGATAGTGCCAGCAACAAGGTCAAACCTTTGGGTTTCCTGGGAAAGGAGGTAAACGACACGAAAGCGTGGACTGAAATAAGCCAAACGCTTGTAGAAGCAGGAAAAGAGCTCAGGATGGTCCTGCCTGTCATCAAACTGGACGAAAATGAGACGAGGGGTAAGTATGGGAAGGGGGTGGGAGCTGgagacagcaagagaaaaagtGCATGCAGGGAGGGGATTCCTGTGAAAGGACTGAACAGGATCCAGCCTTAGAGACCCGGTGGACCTGATGGGTAAAATGGGGCAGGTCATGGTCAGAAGATCACGAGCCCCTAGATGTGCAGACACACTTGAGTGACTGGGGAGGATGGACTGTGGAGAGTCCAGAAAGATTCATAGTGTGTGGGGGGCACAGGTCCTCCCACCCTGCAGGTAAAGCTGTGTTGTCAACGTGAAGCCGAGCAATGCTCTGGTGCATCCTTGCACTTCAGCCTCAATGGACGGACAGCTCTTCTCCTTGACACCATGAGCATAACCTGGACAGTCATCGATCCTGGAGCCACAGGCATCAAGGAGGAGTGGGAGAACAACCAGGAACTGGCAGAGTATTTCAGGACCATTTCAACAGGAGACTGCAGTTACTGGCTTAGGGAATTCCTGAAACACTGGAAGAAGATGCTGCTCCCAGAGCCCACAGGTAACTgagtggggtgtgggggaggtggCAGCTCTCTTCAAAGGTCTAGTGCcttcatgtgtggatatgagcaCATATGTTAGTGTAATTGAAAATGTGATGATGGATGGAGTGACTGATCTCTTGGTGGACTTCCTGTCTGGAGAGTCAGTGATGGGCATAGCACAGAACTGGCCAGCATCCTCCTTTCCCAGCCCACCTCCCTCAGCACAGGAGCCCCCTTCCTCATTAACCAAGACCCCAGGCACTGCTCGATGGTCCCCAAACCTATATACGCATTATGTTTCCaggctttctttcccttttgtcgTACTGATCCTTTAaccagctcaaatgtcacttaaTGAAGCCCTTATCCCTTCCCAGACAGAATTAAGTGCCCCCAATTGTGTCCTCCTCAAAAAGGACTCCTCACAGTAAACATGTCCACCTGAAAGATAATCAGATGGACATTTGCTGTCtcagtgactcagacagtaaagaatctgcctgcaagtcaggagacctgggttcgatccctgggttgggaagatcccctggagtaggaaatggcaaccaactccagtattcttgcctggagaatcccagggacagaggagcctggttggctacagtccacgagctcgcaaaagagtcggacatgactgagcgactaacacaactcAGGAGAAATATTAGCTCCACGAAGACAGAGCGCAAGCCCATTAATCTTTCCATACCCGGACCTGAAGAGTGGCTTCACATGAGGCAGTAACTATATGGGGAACATGTGCTAAGGACAGCAGGTACTGAGGAAGGTGTATTCTTAGATTTGACAAGGCTTTTGCTTTTTCGTTTTAGAATCACTAATAATGGCCGCAGATATCAGCCAGTCTGCATCCATCCGATTGGACTCTTGCATTATCCTATTGATCATCACCCAGTTAGTTCTAATTGCTTCATCGTCATGAATATTATGAAGAAATCAGGGACCACAGCAGGTGAGAAGCCAGCCGGCCTCTGGCTCCTAGGCAGGTTTGTTCTGGTCAGGACTTGGGAGAGGTGAGCCATGGGTTTCACCAAGCCCCTGTCCACTGGACCCATCTTTACCAAGATGATGTTCTGTCTCTGTCTTGGGCCCCCACACTTCCCTGTAGGGTTGGGAACCACTCTGTTGCTGGGGTAGAAGAGGCTGGTGTGGGCAGCAGGACAGTGCAGTGGGAGTGGGGATGAAGACAAGTGTCTTCTCCTTTGGGGGCCCCGGGTACAAGATGTAgatgtggtggggtggggtgttgtCCTGAGATCTTACTCAGGCTTTCCCAGCCCTTTGATGAAAAAAACCTTTTGTTCTCTGATGATAGCATTCTCTAGCTCAACATTTTCTCCAGTGTTCTAACAGCTATTCCATCATCTGGATGTTTCTCCCTGGACTATGAGAAGGTACAATGTTAAACCAACTCTGGGTGTCAAAAACTGACCCTTGATGACAGTCTGGCTGTTGATCTAATATACTACCTTCTACTCAGAGTGGGGTTTAACAAGAAGCTAAAGAAGCTTATGCTTAAGAATTCCTTCACTCTCCATGACTGTTGATGGGCCCTTAAGATGTATTAACTTGGTCATTTTGAGGATTTGCAAAAGTCAAATATTTGCTCACAATCAGTTAAGACTTCAATTCTGTTCTTTCCATCAGACTTGCCTTCATGTGGGGTGgaattggggtggggggcgggggttggcatttttaaaattctgttaagaAGATAATGCATTAGGGATATACTATGTGatttaatcggagaaggcaatggcaccccactccagtactcttgcctggaaaatccatggatagaggaacctggtaggctgcagtccatggggtcgctgagagtcggacacgactgagcaacttcactttcacttttctctttcatgcattggagaaggaaatggcaacccactccagtgttcttgcctggagaatcccagggacggcggagcctggtaggctgccatctatggggtcgcacagagttggacacgactgaagcgactcggcagcagcagcattctttaaagggcttccctggtggctcaggtggtaaagcatctgcctgcaatgcaggagacccgggatcTCCTTTAGCGTTCTTTAAAGTGTAATTGAGTGTAGGTTTTGTGTGGGTTTTGTGATTTGTAGACTTGTGTGAGAGGAAAGAATCTGCCAGGAGCCCCTGTCTGGACAGATTGCTCAGAGACTGTAGGTATGCTTGATTCCCAAAGACAATTCCAGAACTTCCTTCTGGCCCAGGCTTACCGTTGACCGTCTATCAGGAAAATCAGGGGGAGGATAGAGAGAGCCAACTGGAAAAGTGTCTTGAAGCTACATGATTTTTATTGAATGTTCATTATTCAAGGGGACTGGGCAGAGGTTGGTGGAATATTTCCTCGACCTCTTAATGTACTTCTTGGCCACTGGGTCCTCCATCACTGGACGTCAAGTATTCTCAGCTGGGGTGATGCTCTGCTTCCATTGGTTGGTTGTATAATCACAGGAAGTGCCTTCTGTTATTCCATTTCTTTGGtatgagtcagttcagtcactcagtcatgtcctactcttgcgaccccacggactgcagcacaccaggcttccctgtccatcaccaacttccagagcttactcaaactcatgtccatcacgtcggtgatgccatcccatcatttcatccattgtcgtccctttctcctcccgccttcaatctttcccaacattagggtcttttcaaatgagtcagctcttcgcatcaggtggccaaagtattggaatttcagcttcaacattagtccttccaatgaatattcaggactgatttcctttaggatggactggttggatctccctgcagtccaagggactctcaagagtcttctccaacaccacagttcaaaagcatcaattcttcggtgctcagctttctttatacttcaactctcacatccatatatgactactggaaaaaacagagctttgactagacagatctttgttggcaaagtaatgcctctgctttttaatatgctgtctagatatgCTGActtataatatgctgtcttggtacGATTAGATACCTCAAATTTCTTTCCATGAAACAACCATTCCCATTTTTTAAGCACCAGTGAAAAATAAGACTGGTACTTTCTTCTCTGAGAAGCTTCACACTGTTTGGTTCAGAGATGGGGTCTGGGGAGGTCGAGGAGGGTAGGAAAGATTCAAGATATCATTGCCCACGTTGGTAGCTTCTCTTCTGTCCAACTATGGGAGAAACAGTGTTACAGGGACTAGAACGTGCCCATGCTACAAGCAGAGCTGGGGTTTTGCCTGCTGActttaaagtgtattttctttttctatcctgTTGTAGAATGCTGGACTGGTGACTGTCACCACCACGCCTCTCAACTGTGGCCCCCGTCTGAGAGTGCTTCTGAACCGCCCCACCAATGAAAAGCTCCTGATGCTGCTCCCTGTGGGGTACCCCAGTGAAGACGCCATGGTGCTCAACCTCACACGGAAAACTCTGGATCAGATAATGGTGACTGTGTAGGAAGGACACAGGCAGGCAGATGCTGGAAGGTGATGCCCTGCTCCCCTCTCCGGTTCCTCTTTCCCTGGGTGTCCCATCTCCCTGGCACTCCACTCTGCAGGGGTGGCCACTCTGTGTGTCGAGAAACCTTTCCACTTTCTCCAGCACTTTGAGTCTGAGAAGGCCTGGTTCCACTAGTGAGATTAGCTGAACATACAGAATAAGGGACAAACAGGTATGTTCCTTTCCATTTCTTATCCACTTTGGAaatgcattaaatatttattaagaatatgccctggtttttatgtttttctaaattGTTCCAGAAAAATcatgggggatttttttttaactctttaaaaattcatagagGAAAGAGTTATCAGAAAATTTAGTGTAGTCCCAAGAATTCAGCTGTGTGATGATTTCTGAATTTAAATTTAGACTGATCAAATGGCTTTCCACCCCACGCTTTCTGGTGGCTTTTAAGCAAGGATTATTTTTAAGAGGAACTCTTTCTGAGATTCATGGAGACTCTGCTAGTCTTCAGTAAGTAACcttcaatatatttaaaacatcacAAGCACAGAACAGAACAGTGTGTGCTTGTGCTGGTGAGTTGAACAGGCTGCCATCTGGGCATATAAATGGTTAGTCGCACCGTCCAGCCCAGTGTTTGTTGGAGCTGGCTCGCACCAGCTCATGGAAGCTGATGGTTAAATACTCAGGAATTTTTCATGCCAGTTATTAAACCATTTGCAGCTTGTAATTGCCGACGGTGGGAGTACACCATGGCAATTGGCAGACACGCAAATCAggacttgctttctttttcttaaagagcgCTGTTTTGAACctaggaacaaaacagaaatgggcctatagagatcagacttgtggttgccaaggcgagatggggagggagagggatggactgggagtttggggttggtagatgcaaactattacatttagaatgaataaacaacaaactcCTACTGTACAGCGTGaggaactatatccaatctcctggggtaaaccataatggaaacaaatattaaaaaatgaaatgtatatatgtgtaaaactgagtcactttgctgtatagcagagactgtcacaacattggaaatcacttatacatcaataaaaacatgagattttgaaaaaaaaaaaaaaaaaaagagcactgtTTTCCCGACACTAGGGGGCACTAGCTGTGTCCCTCTTCTCCACTCTCCTCCATGAAGCGCACTTACCCTTTTTCTCCAGATGGCAGTCACACTGTTTGGAACCCATGGGGTCAGAAGGTGCTGGCGGGG encodes the following:
- the LOC113898576 gene encoding retinoic acid early transcript 1E-like, encoding MRESDLGWTGQARTAPRRSQVPDAEEWAGFLSLGLKTLGGARRQRYRHTPGYLLLVTLLKLQGGMSLARTTDHLLLILLLIEAGKTLGNAHSLCLDFTVKSQSRPGQPWCQVQGSVDTKPFLQYDSASNKVKPLGFLGKEVNDTKAWTEISQTLVEAGKELRMVLPVIKLDENETRGPPTLQVKLCCQREAEQCSGASLHFSLNGRTALLLDTMSITWTVIDPGATGIKEEWENNQELAEYFRTISTGDCSYWLREFLKHWKKMLLPEPTESLIMAADISQSASIRLDSCIILLIITQLVLIASSS